A window from Odocoileus virginianus isolate 20LAN1187 ecotype Illinois chromosome 24, Ovbor_1.2, whole genome shotgun sequence encodes these proteins:
- the TMDD1 gene encoding transmembrane and death domain protein 1, with translation MAARAPAGALALALWGWALAPAGAVDAMGPHAAVRLAQLLTPEECGHFQSLLKAPEPEVEAELARLSEDQLAQPEPVPTSAMPGRRRRRREAAGEPAGPAAEPADVSDGCREGLAAWLAAGAPSLSWDRVARALRRSGRPDVARELGKNLHQQATLQLRKFGQHYVPTADAPAAPVPAPAPAPAPRSRRSSVPEPNWDELELIVERLPQGPYQRSPAGWAGPLALGFLTGFGGALGVGALLILLIPWITGGDGDWVWLGSPRPPTLPLLGSSRAPGCGEAEPLLTAEPLASPEAWAAGGPHTSLPL, from the coding sequence ATGGCGGCACGGGCTCCGGCGGGGGCCCTGGCGCTGGCGCTCTGGGGCTGGGCTTTGGCTCCGGCGGGGGCCGTGGACGCCATGGGCCCTCACGCGGCCGTCCGCCTGGCCCAGCTGCTGACCCCGGAGGAGTGCGGCCACTTCCAGTCGTTGCTGAAGGCGCCGGAGCCGGAAGTCGAGGCTGAGCTGGCCAGGCTTTCGGAGGACCAGCTGGCGCAGCCCGAGCCTGTGCCCACGTCGGCGATGCCAGGCCGACGGCGGCGGAGGCGCGAGGCAGCGGGGGAGCCGGCGGGCCCGGCGGCCGAGCCTGCCGACGTGTCCGACGGCTGCCGGGAGGGGCTGGCGGCCTGGCTGGCTGCCGGGGCCCCATCCTTGTCGTGGGACCGCGTGGCCCGGGCTCTGCGGCGAAGCGGCCGCCCAGACGTGGCTCGGGAGCTGGGCAAGAACCTCCACCAGCAGGCAACGCTACAGCTGCGCAAGTTCGGGCAGCACTACGTGCCCACAGCCGACGCCCCCGCTGCCCCCGTcccggccccggcccccgccccggccccgcgtTCCCGCCGCTCCTCTGTCCCCGAGCCCAACTGGGACGAGCTGGAGCTGATAGTGGAGCGACTGCCCCAGGGGCCGTATCAGCGGAGCCCCGCGGGCTGGGCCGGGCCGCTGGCTCTCGGCTTCCTCACCGGCTTCGGGGGGGCGCTGGGTGTCGGGGCGCTGCTCATCCTGCTCATTCCGTGGATCACCGGCGGCGATGGCGACTGGGTGTGGCTGGGCAGCCCCCGGCCGCCCACCCTGCCCCTGCTTGGGTCCTCCAGGGCTCCTGGCTGCGGGGAAGCGGAGCCGCTCTTGACGGCGGAGCCGCTGGCATCCCCTGAGGCCTGGGCTGCAGGTGGGCCCCATACCTCCTTGCCTCTGTGA
- the FIGNL2 gene encoding fidgetin-like protein 2, which translates to MHWTPEHAQPLNQWPEQHLDVSSTTPSPAHKLELPPGGRQRCHYAWAHDDISALTASNLLKRYAEKYSGVLDSPYERPTLGGYGDAAFLNGAKGDPEPWPGPETPYPLASLHEGLPGTKSGSGGGSGGLGGSPVLAGNLPEPLYAGNACGGPSAAPEYAAGYGGGYLAPGYCAQTGAALPPPPPAALLQPPPPPGYGPSGSLYNYPAGGYAAQPGYGALPPPPAPPPAPYLTSGLAAPTPLPTPAPPRPSPASYGFQGVAEAGVSLKRKATDEGAEGRYRKYAFEPAKAPAADGASYPAADNGECRGNGFRAKPPGAAEEASGKYAGGVPLKVLGSPIYGPQLEPFEKFPERAPAPASRGGFAVPSGEPPKGVDQGALELATSKMVDCGPPVQWADVAGQGALKAALEEELVWPLLRPPAYPGSPRPPRTVLLFGPRGAGKALLGRCLATQLGATLLRLRGGTLVAPGAAEGARLLQAAFAAARCRPPAVLLISELDALLSARDDGTAAAGALQAPLLACLDGGCGAGADGVLVVGTTSRPAALDEATRRRFALRFYVTLPDGPARGQILQRALAQQGCALSERELAALVQGTQGFSGGELGQLCQQAAAGAGLPGLQRPISYKDVEAALAKVGPRASPKDLDSFVEWDKMYGFGH; encoded by the coding sequence ATGCACTGGACACCGGAACACGCCCAGCCCCTCAACCAGTGGCCAGAGCAGCACCTGGACGTCTCCTCCACCACCCCGTCGCCGGCCCACAAGTTGGAGTTGCCCCCTGGGGGTCGCCAGCGCTGCCACTATGCTTGGGCACACGACGACATCTCTGCCCTCACTGCCTCCAACCTTCTCAAACGCTACGCCGAGAAGTACTCGGGGGTCCTGGACTCACCTTACGAGCGCCCCACCCTGGGCGGCTACGGTGACGCCGCCTTCCTCAACGGCGCCAAGGGGGACCCCGAACCCTGGCCGGGGCCAGAGACTCCTTATCCCTTGGCCTCGCTCCACGAGGGCCTCCCGGGAACCAAGTCGGGCAGTGGGGGCGGCTCCGGGGGTCTCGGCGGTTCCCCGGTTTTAGCCGGAAACCTGCCTGAACCCCTCTACGCTGGCAACGCGTGCGGGGGCCCATCGGCAGCGCCGGAGTACGCGGCGGGCTATGGCGGGGGGTACCTGGCGCCGGGTTACTGCGCGCAGACTGGCGCCGCgctgcccccgccgcccccggccGCGCTCCtgcagcccccgcccccgccgggcTACGGCCCCTCTGGGTCTTTGTACAACTACCCCGCGGGGGGCTACGCCGCGCAGCCGGGTTACGGGGCCCTTCCGCCGCCGCCCGCTCCGCCCCCGGCCCCCTACCTGACCTCTGGTCTGGCGGCGCCCACGCCCCTGCCCACGCCCGCCCCACCCCGGCCGTCACCCGCCTCCTACGGTTTCCAGGGGGTAGCAGAGGCCGGGGTGTCGCTGAAGCGCAAGGCTACAGACGAAGGAGCCGAAGGCCGCTACCGCAAGTACGCCTTCGAGCCCGCCAAAGCCCCGGCGGCCGACGGCGCCTCTTACCCCGCCGCGGACAACGGCGAGTGTCGGGGCAATGGGTTCCGGGCGAAGCCGCCAGGAGCGGCGGAGGAGGCGTCAGGCAAGTACGCTGGTGGCGTCCCCCTCAAAGTCCTGGGCTCCCCCATCTACGGCCCGCAACTTGAGCCCTTTGAGAAGTTCCCGGAGCGGGCCCCGGCGCCGGCTTCCCGCGGGGGCTTCGCGGTGCCGTCGGGAGAGCCTCCTAAAGGTGTGGACCAGGGGGCTCTGGAGCTGGCGACCAGCAAGATGGTGGACTGCGGACCGCCGGTGCAGTGGGCGGACGTGGCGGGCCAGGGCGCGCTCAAGGCGGCACTGGAGGAGGAGTTAGTATGGCCCCTGCTGAGGCCGCCCGCCTACCCCGGCAGCCCTCGCCCGCCGCGGACCGTGCTGCTCTTCGGACCGCGGGGCGCTGGCAAAGCGCTGCTGGGCCGCTGCCTGGCGACGCAACTGGGTGCCACCCTACTGCGCCTGCGCGGAGGCACGCTGGTCGCGCCGGGCGCTGCCGAAGGCGCGCGCCTCCTTCAGGCCGCCTTCGCGGCTGCGCGCTGCCGCCCTCCCGCGGTACTTCTCATCAGCGAGCTGGACGCGCTGCTGTCCGCCCGGGACGACGGCACGGCCGCCGCCGGCGCGCTGCAGGCGCCGCTCCTGGCCTGCCTGGACGGCGGCTGCGGTGCGGGAGCCGACGGCGTGCTGGTCGTGGGCACCACTTCACGGCCCGCGGCCCTGGACGAGGCGACCCGCCGGCGCTTCGCTCTCCGCTTCTATGTGACGCTGCCCGACGGCCCGGCCCGCGGGCAGATCCTGCAGCGGGCGCTGGCCCAGCAGGGCTGCGCGCTGAGCGAGCGGGAGCTGGCCGCCTTGGTGCAGGGCACCCAGGGCTTTTCTGGGGGCGAGCTGGGGCAGCTGTGCCAGCAGGCGGCGGCCGGGGCGGGCCTCCCGGGTTTGCAGCGCCCCATCTCCTATAAGGACGTGGAGGCAGCACTGGCCAAGGTGGGCCCTAGGGCCTCACCCAAGGACCTGGACTCGTTCGTGGAGTGGGACAAAATGTACGGTTTCGGACACTGA